The following are from one region of the Mycolicibacterium diernhoferi genome:
- the hisG gene encoding ATP phosphoribosyltransferase, with protein sequence MLRVAVPNKGALSESAAEILSEAGYRRRTDSKDLTVVDPANNVEFFFLRPKDIAIYVGSGQLDLGITGRDLAAESGAPVRERLALGFGSSTFRYAAPAGQNWTVDQLGGKRIATAYPNLVRKNLADRGIEATVIRLDGAVEISIQLGVADVIADIVGSGRTLGLHNLVAFGESLCDSEAVLIERTDAEPDPARDQLAARVQGVVFGQQYLMLDYDCPRSLLEAASAVTPGLESPTIAPLADPDWVAVRALVPRRDVNSIMDELAAIGAKAILASDIRFCRF encoded by the coding sequence GTGCTGCGGGTCGCGGTACCCAACAAGGGGGCGCTGAGCGAGTCGGCCGCCGAGATCCTGTCCGAGGCCGGTTACCGGCGACGGACCGACTCCAAGGATCTGACCGTCGTCGACCCGGCCAACAATGTCGAATTCTTCTTCCTGCGGCCCAAGGACATCGCGATCTACGTGGGGTCCGGGCAACTCGACCTCGGCATCACCGGACGCGATCTGGCCGCCGAGTCCGGCGCGCCGGTGCGGGAACGGTTGGCGCTGGGGTTCGGGTCCTCGACGTTCCGTTACGCCGCGCCGGCCGGGCAGAACTGGACCGTCGACCAGCTGGGCGGTAAGCGGATCGCCACCGCGTACCCGAATCTGGTCCGTAAGAACCTGGCGGACAGGGGAATCGAAGCGACCGTCATCCGCCTGGACGGCGCCGTGGAGATTTCCATCCAGCTCGGGGTGGCCGACGTCATCGCCGACATCGTCGGTTCCGGACGCACCCTGGGGCTGCACAATCTGGTGGCCTTCGGGGAGTCGCTGTGCGACTCCGAAGCGGTCCTGATCGAACGGACGGATGCCGAGCCCGATCCCGCCCGTGACCAGCTGGCGGCCCGTGTCCAGGGCGTGGTGTTCGGCCAGCAGTACCTGATGCTCGACTACGACTGCCCGCGCAGCCTTCTGGAAGCCGCCAGTGCCGTCACACCGGGGCTCGAGTCGCCCACCATCGCCCCGCTGGCCGACCCGGACTGGGTTGCGGTGCGGGCGCTGGTACCGCGACGCGACGTCAACTCCATCATGGATGAGCTCGCCGCGATCGGCGCCAAGGC
- a CDS encoding phosphoribosyl-ATP diphosphatase — protein sequence MKELRSVKTFDGLFAELSEKAQTRPAGSGTVAALDAGVHGLGKKILEEAGEVWLAAEHESDDALAEEISQLLYWTQVLMLKRGLSLDDVYRNL from the coding sequence GTGAAAGAATTGCGGTCCGTGAAGACCTTCGACGGCCTGTTCGCCGAGCTCAGTGAGAAAGCACAGACCCGGCCCGCCGGTAGCGGTACGGTCGCGGCGCTCGACGCCGGGGTGCACGGGCTGGGCAAGAAGATCCTCGAGGAGGCCGGCGAGGTGTGGCTGGCCGCCGAGCACGAGAGCGATGACGCGCTCGCCGAAGAAATCAGCCAGTTGCTGTACTGGACTCAGGTACTGATGCTCAAGCGCGGCCTGAGCCTCGACGACGTGTACCGGAACCTGTGA